A window of the Burkholderia sp. 9120 genome harbors these coding sequences:
- the leuD gene encoding 3-isopropylmalate dehydratase small subunit translates to MKAFTVVKGPAAPLLRNNVDTDLIIRIERISQLVRGQLGPWLFETLRYRDGGPEQGEREDFVLNQPAFRHASILLGGANFGCGSSREMAVWALEEFGIRCVIAPSFGDIFFNNCLQNGLLPVRLDASVIESLAAAAADGEPLEVDLRALDIRARGLPPIPFEFDAARRAVLLEGLDEVDQTLRLAADIDAFRREDRARRAWAYLPR, encoded by the coding sequence ATGAAAGCGTTCACGGTAGTCAAGGGGCCGGCCGCGCCGCTGCTGCGCAATAACGTCGACACCGACCTGATCATTCGCATCGAACGAATCTCGCAACTCGTGCGCGGTCAACTCGGGCCGTGGTTATTCGAAACGCTGCGGTATCGCGACGGCGGTCCCGAGCAGGGCGAGCGCGAGGACTTCGTGCTGAATCAGCCGGCCTTCCGGCACGCATCGATTCTGTTGGGCGGTGCGAATTTCGGTTGTGGCAGCTCGCGTGAAATGGCGGTGTGGGCGCTCGAAGAATTCGGTATTCGCTGCGTGATCGCACCTTCGTTCGGCGATATCTTCTTCAACAATTGTCTGCAGAACGGGCTGCTGCCGGTGCGTCTCGACGCCTCGGTAATCGAGTCGCTCGCTGCCGCCGCAGCGGACGGCGAGCCGCTCGAAGTCGATTTGCGCGCCCTCGACATTCGCGCGCGCGGATTGCCGCCGATCCCGTTCGAATTCGACGCCGCGCGTCGCGCGGTACTGCTCGAAGGACTCGACGAGGTCGACCAGACGCTGCGTCTCGCCGCCGACATCGACGCTTTTCGCCGCGAGGATCGCGCGAGGCGTGCCTGGGCTTACCTGCCGCGATAG
- the leuC gene encoding 3-isopropylmalate dehydratase large subunit, translated as MNAPRTLFDKLWDSHTIAKLPGGVDLLQVDRNLMHELTGVEAIRVLEARDLPVSNPELTFATLDHVISTQPSRRAGDADWSTTMVDAMRAQMTQHAIPLFDIGAQGRQGIVHVIGPELGLSLPGTLIVCADSHTCTHGALGALAFGIGSTELVHVLATQTVRQKKPRTMRVRFNGSVAEGVTAKDMILYVIGTLGASAGTGYAVEFAGAAVEALSMEARLTLCNLTIELGAKFGLVAPDDVTFTYLRGRPYSPQDASFDAALEDWRRLPSDAGAHFDREVEIDASAIAVQVTWGTSPEHVIAIDAAVPDPVDETDPARREALQRALDYMGVHAGQHLDELSVDRVFIGSCTNSRIEDLQAAARVVAGHHVADGVTAWVVPGSLSVAREAEAQGLAQVFRAAGFDWREPGCSMCVGANGDVVGRGERCVSTSNRNFVGRQGPGARTHLASPAVAAASALAGHIAAPARAGVVR; from the coding sequence ATGAACGCGCCGCGCACGCTGTTCGACAAGCTGTGGGACAGCCACACGATTGCGAAATTGCCGGGTGGCGTCGACCTGTTGCAGGTGGACCGCAATCTGATGCACGAACTGACCGGCGTCGAAGCGATCCGCGTGCTCGAAGCGCGCGATTTGCCGGTCAGCAATCCGGAGTTGACCTTCGCGACGCTCGATCACGTGATCTCCACGCAACCCAGCCGCCGCGCCGGCGACGCGGACTGGAGCACGACCATGGTCGACGCGATGCGCGCGCAGATGACGCAGCACGCGATCCCGTTGTTCGATATCGGCGCGCAGGGGCGGCAAGGCATCGTCCATGTGATTGGTCCGGAGCTGGGCTTGTCGTTGCCGGGTACGTTGATCGTTTGCGCGGATAGCCACACCTGTACGCATGGCGCGTTGGGGGCGCTGGCGTTCGGCATCGGCTCGACCGAACTGGTGCATGTGCTGGCGACGCAAACCGTGCGTCAGAAGAAACCGCGCACCATGCGGGTCCGTTTCAACGGCAGCGTGGCCGAAGGCGTGACCGCCAAGGACATGATTCTGTACGTGATCGGCACGCTCGGCGCGAGCGCGGGAACCGGTTACGCCGTCGAATTCGCCGGCGCGGCGGTCGAGGCGCTCTCGATGGAAGCGCGTTTGACGCTCTGCAATCTGACGATCGAACTCGGCGCCAAGTTCGGCCTCGTCGCGCCGGATGACGTGACGTTCACGTATTTGCGCGGCCGCCCATACTCGCCGCAGGACGCGAGCTTTGACGCAGCGCTGGAAGACTGGCGCCGCCTGCCGAGCGACGCAGGCGCGCATTTTGACCGCGAAGTCGAGATCGACGCGTCGGCGATTGCGGTGCAGGTCACCTGGGGCACGAGCCCCGAGCATGTGATCGCGATCGACGCCGCCGTGCCCGACCCCGTCGACGAAACCGATCCGGCGCGCCGTGAAGCGCTGCAACGCGCGCTCGATTACATGGGCGTGCATGCGGGGCAGCATCTGGACGAGTTGAGCGTGGACCGCGTGTTTATCGGCTCATGCACCAACAGCCGGATCGAAGATTTGCAGGCCGCCGCGCGCGTCGTCGCGGGACATCATGTCGCCGACGGCGTCACCGCGTGGGTCGTGCCCGGCTCGCTAAGCGTCGCGCGGGAAGCGGAAGCACAGGGCCTGGCGCAGGTATTCCGCGCGGCGGGCTTCGATTGGCGCGAGCCCGGCTGCTCGATGTGCGTCGGCGCGAATGGTGACGTCGTCGGGCGTGGCGAGCGTTGCGTGTCGACGTCGAATCGTAACTTTGTCGGCCGGCAAGGACCGGGTGCGCGCACGCATCTGGCGAGTCCCGCCGTCGCGGCGGCCAGCGCGCTGGCAGGCCATATCGCCGCGCCCGCGCGTGCCGGAGTCGTTCGATGA
- a CDS encoding isocitrate lyase/PEP mutase family protein yields MSTPGKLKAILKSGRFVVAPGVFDMFSARVADRLPFEALYMTGYGVSGSYLGVADAGLVSYADMVGRARQIAEGIGKPLIADADTGFGGLLNVRHTVRGYEAAGVQAIQMEDQVMPKKCGHTQGRQVVPLDDMLKKIEVAREARRSDDMLIIARTDSRTTLGLDEAIRRGKAFARAGADIVFVESPESAEEFKRIGGELADCGAWLFANMVPTGRSPVVASSTLKEWGFSIAIYPSIGMAAATSALDSAYRHLLEHGDSLDLQVPSFTMDQLHELVGFPEVWAFEKRHAQSGEAAS; encoded by the coding sequence ATGAGTACTCCCGGAAAGCTGAAAGCGATTCTCAAGAGCGGACGCTTTGTCGTCGCGCCCGGCGTATTCGACATGTTCTCGGCGCGGGTCGCCGATCGCCTGCCGTTCGAGGCGCTGTACATGACCGGCTACGGCGTGTCCGGCTCGTATCTGGGCGTGGCCGATGCCGGTCTCGTCAGCTATGCGGACATGGTGGGGCGTGCGCGGCAAATCGCCGAAGGCATCGGCAAGCCGTTGATCGCGGACGCGGATACGGGCTTCGGCGGTCTGCTCAACGTGCGGCACACCGTGCGCGGCTACGAAGCCGCAGGCGTGCAGGCGATCCAGATGGAAGACCAGGTGATGCCGAAAAAATGCGGCCACACTCAAGGCCGCCAGGTCGTGCCGCTGGACGACATGCTGAAGAAAATCGAAGTCGCGCGCGAAGCACGCCGCAGCGACGACATGCTGATCATCGCCCGGACCGATTCACGCACCACGCTCGGCCTCGACGAAGCGATCCGGCGCGGCAAGGCGTTCGCTCGCGCGGGCGCGGACATCGTGTTCGTCGAATCGCCGGAAAGCGCCGAGGAATTCAAGCGGATCGGCGGCGAACTCGCCGATTGCGGCGCGTGGCTGTTCGCCAATATGGTGCCCACGGGCCGCTCGCCGGTGGTCGCGAGCAGCACGCTGAAGGAGTGGGGCTTCAGCATCGCGATCTATCCGTCGATCGGCATGGCGGCGGCGACCTCCGCATTGGACAGCGCGTACCGTCATCTGCTCGAACACGGCGACTCGCTCGATCTGCAGGTGCCGTCGTTCACGATGGACCAGTTGCATGAACTGGTCGGCTTCCCCGAGGTGTGGGCGTTCGAGAAACGCCACGCGCAAAGCGGCGAGGCGGCATCATGA
- a CDS encoding ABC transporter permease subunit — MSTIVVAHTIKPRHARRWLDGVVLLVVLAVLWQVSSEMLGPDVLTTPWRTLVRAVHIVSDPDFPASLYVTAFAFGSAFLISAVCGVCLGMLLGARKLAGDVMEPLMMGFYSIPKVTLYPVVLLAFGLGLWAKIVFGVMHGIVPITIFTMNAVRNLPPIYTRAARTYRLSPVAFARRILLPACVPEVVAGLRIGFSLTLLGTLIGEMFASQSGIGHMLMIAMNRSETSTIMALALMLFVFATLVNLLLLAWQRRLTHSN, encoded by the coding sequence ATGAGCACGATCGTCGTTGCGCACACAATCAAACCGCGGCACGCGCGGCGCTGGCTCGACGGCGTTGTGCTGCTCGTCGTGCTGGCCGTGCTGTGGCAGGTATCGAGCGAGATGCTGGGTCCGGACGTGCTCACCACGCCGTGGCGCACGCTGGTCCGCGCGGTTCATATTGTCAGCGACCCGGATTTCCCGGCGAGTCTGTACGTGACCGCGTTCGCGTTCGGCTCGGCGTTTCTGATCTCCGCGGTCTGCGGGGTGTGTCTCGGCATGCTGCTCGGCGCGCGCAAGCTGGCCGGCGACGTGATGGAGCCGCTGATGATGGGCTTCTACTCGATTCCCAAAGTCACGCTGTATCCGGTCGTGCTGCTGGCGTTCGGCCTGGGCCTGTGGGCCAAGATCGTGTTCGGCGTGATGCACGGCATCGTACCGATCACGATCTTCACGATGAACGCCGTGCGCAACCTGCCGCCCATTTACACGCGTGCGGCACGCACCTACCGGCTGAGTCCGGTCGCTTTCGCGCGCCGCATCCTGCTGCCCGCCTGTGTGCCGGAAGTGGTCGCTGGCCTGCGGATCGGCTTTTCGCTGACGCTGCTCGGCACGCTGATCGGCGAGATGTTTGCGTCGCAGAGCGGCATCGGCCACATGCTGATGATCGCGATGAACCGCAGCGAGACCAGCACGATCATGGCGCTCGCGCTGATGCTGTTCGTCTTCGCGACGCTCGTCAATCTGCTGTTGCTGGCGTGGCAACGGCGTCTTACCCATAGCAATTGA